The following coding sequences are from one Tolumonas lignilytica window:
- a CDS encoding YraN family protein, with protein sequence MNQNQPQRPQPLNRRNKGQYYEQQARSFLEQQGLLFVCANYHCRQGELDLIMREQQTLVFVEVRYRASSDYGGALSSVTPAKQRKIRHTARYYLLSQKINEAHQACRFDIVSYDNDQCSWLKNAF encoded by the coding sequence ATGAACCAGAACCAGCCACAACGCCCCCAGCCGCTCAACCGGCGCAATAAAGGTCAATATTACGAACAACAGGCCCGCAGTTTTCTAGAACAACAGGGCCTGTTGTTTGTCTGTGCCAACTATCACTGTCGTCAGGGTGAATTAGACCTCATCATGCGGGAACAACAAACGCTGGTGTTTGTCGAAGTTCGCTATCGGGCGTCATCTGATTACGGCGGCGCATTATCTTCCGTTACCCCGGCGAAACAACGAAAAATACGGCATACTGCGCGTTATTATTTGCTCAGCCAAAAAATCAATGAAGCACATCAGGCTTGCCGTTTTGACATAGTATCGTACGATAATGACCAGTGTAGCTGGTTAAAAAACGCATTTTAG